AAACGCAAAGCCGGGCGACGTGCTGATCCTCGGCAAGCCGCTGGGCATCGGCATCTATTCGGCCGCATTGAAGCAGGAAATCCTGACCCCTGCGCACTATGAAGAGATGATCGCCTCGACCACGCGGCTGAACACGCCGGGGACGGATCTTTCCGCCATGGACGGCGTGCACGCCGCCACCGATGTTACCGGCTTCGGCCTGATCGGTCATGGCAGCGAAATGGCCCGCGGCGCGGGCGTGTCACTGGTGATCGAGAAAGCAAAGGTGCCTGTGTTCTACGGCGCGCGGGCGCTCGCCGAAGATGGCGTGAAGACCGGCGCCTCCGGCCGCAACTGGGACTCGGTGAAACACCTTGTCACGGGTGACATGACAGACGTAGAGCGCGACCTGCTGTGCGATCCGCAGACCAGCGGCGGCCTGCTGGTTTCCTGCGCGCCGGAGGTGGCAGACGATGTGCTCGCCCTGTTCGCCCGGCATGGCCATGACGGCGCCGCCATTGTCGGCCGCGTCGAGGCCGGGGCGCCATCGGTTCAGGTCACCTGATCAGCTGGCACCAGCACCGGCGCACAGGCCGTCATCCACGATAAGTTGTTCGCGAATGGTCTCGACATATTCGCCGGCCGTCTGGAATTCGGCCTCGCTGACATCAAGGGCCGTTCCGCCCTCCGCATTGTCGATCAGATTGCCGGCCGCCTTCAGGCTGAGATTCTGTTCCTTGCGCGCGTCAGCCAGAACCTGGGTCACCTTGAGAATGGCCGCCCGGTCGTCTGTGCTCTGTTGATCGAGCGCTGTCGCATAGCATGCGCAATAGTCGGCAACGGTCTTGTCCTTCTCCGCGAGGTCGGCTTCGACCTCGGCATCGCCGCCGAGCATGGCGGTGCAGATGGCCGCGGGCTTTGCCCCGGCGGAATTGGACATGCCGCAGGCAGCGAGCGCCGCGCAGGCCCCCATCAGAATGGAAATCCGTTTCATGTGAGCTCCTTCTACAGTCATCAGCCAGAGAACCATAAGAGCCGGATCTAGGACGCTCGGCAACTCTGCGGGTCGTGGCGCGCCCGTGACAGCGAATCCTCAATCGGCTGAGCGCCCTGCTTCAGGGCGCCTTCCGGAATCCCGTAAAGGCTGCCGTCGCGGTCATCTTCCAGCAATTCGGCCACATCTTCGGTCGAGCGGCCGGTGCCCTCCCGCATCTCGATCACCTTGCGCATCAGCGCGAAAGTCTGAAGGCGCGTTTCCTCGTCGAGACCGGCTTCGATGGTGACGAAACAGGCGCAGAAATCACCGAGGTCTGCCCCGTCCCAGGCCAGCCGCTCTGACATGCTCGTATCGCCCGCGGACATCTGCTGGCACAGCTCAAGCGGCTGCACAGCCGGTTCCGCCGGCGCGCTGGCGCAGGCTGACAGGATCAGCCCGGCCAGCAGGCCCGCGGAAAGCTTCAGATTTCCCCACCCCATGAGATCAGGCCGGAACCTTGCCGCCAAGCATGCCCATCATCTGGTTGGAGATGATGTCTTCAGCCTCGGCCATGATCCGGTCCATCAGTTCCTGAACGGTCGGGATGTCGTGGATCAGGCCCGCGACCATGCCGCAGCTCCACGCCCCGGCATCCATTTCGCCTTCCACCATGATCTTCGGATAGACACCGGCGACTTCGGCGATGATGTCCTCGAACTTGATGTTGGTTCCAAGTTCCTTCTCCTTCTCCAGGAGACGCTCGACGCCGGCATTGTTCAGCACACGCTCGGTGTTGCGCAGCGGACGCATGACGAGGCGCGTGTCCAGCTCGCTCGCCGCGACGATCGCCTGTTTCACGTTCTCGTGCACCGGGGCTTCCTTCGTGGCGATGAAGCGCGTGCCCATGTTCATGCCCTGCGCGCCCATGGCGAGCGAGGCGACCAGCGAGCGGCCATCGGCCATGCCGCCGGAGGAGATGAACGGGATTTCCAGTTCGTCAGCGGCGCGCGGCAGCAGGATGAAGTTCGGCACGTCATCCTCGCCCGGGTGGCCGCCGCATTCGAAGCCATCGACCGAAACGGCATCACAGCCGATCGACTGGGCCTTCAGCGCGTGGCGCACAGCAGTACATTTGTGGATCACCTTGATGCCGGCGCCCTGAAGGTGCGGCAGCACGGAGGACGGGTTGTTGCCCGCGGTTTCCACGACTTTGACGCCGCCCTTGATCACGGCCTCGACGATGGCCGGGTAATCCGGCGGCGTGGTCGATGGCAGGAAAGTGATGTTCACGCCGAACGGCTTGTCGGTCATGTCCTTGCAGCGGGCGATCTCGTTGGCCAGATCGGCCGGGGTCTTCTGGGTCAGCGCGGTGATGATGCCGAGGCCGCCGGCATTGGACACGGCTGCGGCCATTTCGGCAAAGCCGACATAGTGCATGCCGCCCTGCACGATCGGACGCTCGATACCCAGCATTTCGGTGAGCTTGGTCTTCATGGAATGTCTCCTCCGGTCACGGTTTGCCCGTATCCTTGGCCGAACGCTGGCGCCCCGGCAAGAGTGACGAAAGGGAACCTTCCGGGCCAGTTGTCGCGATCCCGAGATAGACTTCTCCGCAGGATTGAAGGAGACAGTGGGTATGAAACATCACATTCTGCTCAGCACTGTCGCCCTTCTTGCCGCCTGTCAGACCGCACCGGTGGCCCCTGCCCCGACGGAAACCACCACCGTTGAAGTGATCGAAACCGTGGCCCCGCCGGCCGCGCCGACACAAGGCCAGCAATGGCTCTACGGGTCGGCCGAGGCCCGTATCGCCCTGAAGCAGGACTGGAACGCCATCGCCGCCTATGTCGAAGCGAAAGCCGCGAGCCGCCCGAACACCAGCGTCGTGCTCGCCCCGGTGACGGAAGACGGCGCCACGGCCGAAACCGCCGACTTCCTCGCCTGCGATGCCGACCAGCCGCTCGCCGCCGTCTTCGATGCCGACGAAACGCTGATCTGGAATCTCGGCTCGATGGGATATTTCACCCGGTCGGGCGTCGGCTTCGACCCCGCCATCTGGGACCAGTGGGAGAAAACCGGCGCAGGCAAGGCCGTCGCCATTCCGGGCGTAAAGGACGCGTTCAAACGCATCCGCAATGCCGGGGTGGAGATCATCGTCAACACGAACCGGTCCAACACCAACGTCCAGGGCTCTGCCGACACGCTGAAGGCCGCGGGCCTCGGCGAGTTCGCCCATGGCCAGACCCTGTACCTGCGCGGCGACGCCCCCGGCGGCAGCGGCAAGGACGGGCGCCGCTACATGATCTCTGACACGTACTGCGTCATCGCCCTCGCCGGTGACCAGCTGGGCGACATTGCCGACATCTTCAATGACGACGCCCTCACCCCGCCGGAGCGCAAGGCCCTGACCGCCGCCCCGGCCTTCGACCAGATGTGGGGCAATGGCTGGTTCATCCTGCCGAACCCGGTCTACGGCCCCTCGCTTGCGGGCACGATGGATGAGGTCTTCCCCGAAAGCACGGACTGGGCGCCCCCAAAAGCGGAGGAATAGGCGATGAAGGTCTTCATTCATGGCGTGCCGGACACGCCGCATCTCTGGAAGCCGCTGATCGCCGCGCTCGGCCTTCAGCCAGCAGACTATTTCGCCCCCGCCCTGCCGGGCTTTGGCACGCCGGTGCCGAAAGGCTTTGCCTGCACCAAGGACGCCTATGTCGACTATCTGATCGCGGAAATCGAGAAGCTGGACCAGAAGATCGACCTGGTCGGCCATGACTGGGGCGCGCTCCTGTCCCAGCGTATCGCCAGCGTGCGGCCGGACCTGATCCGCACCTGGTGCGTCACCAATGCCGTGATCGACCCGGAGTATCGCGGCCACCGGACAGCGAAGATGTGGGCGACGCCCCTGCTCGGCGAATTCGTCATGCTGAACATGCGCAACAAGCCGCGCCTGGAAGCGACCCTCATCCAGGGCGGCATGCCCGCAAGCCTCGCGAAGGAAGAAGTGCCGCTGATCGACAAGACGATGCGCCAGTCGATCCTGAAGCTCTACCGCTCCGCCATCGGCCTGCGCTTCTCCGGACCGTGGGTCAGCGACCTTGCGAACCTGCCCTCCCCCGGACAGCTCTTCTGGGGCGAGACCGATCCCTTCGTGGACCTCTCCGTCGCCGAGCGCTTCTCGAAGGCGCACAACGTGCCCCTGCATGTCGAAAAAGGCACCGGCCACTGGGCCTGCGCCGACCGGGCAGAACAGTTCGCAGAGGTCCTGACAGCCCTCTGGGCGAAGGGCTGATCCGGTATCGTCGCCTATAGTCCGGTATGGTCATGATTGGTCATGCCTGATCATGGCGTAGACGGATTTCGTCCCCTGGCGGTCGGGGAAGACGCAAGTGGGACGCTTATCCACCAGCTGGCAGGAGTGAACCTGCCGTCCTCATTGCCGCAAAAACAAACTTATCCGACACCTCTGTGTCCGGATGTATATTCGCGCACATGTCACTGTTGCATCCGCCTGCCGGATTCCCGGCCCATCTTGTCTTTTTCTGGCCCCTGATCTGGTGCCAGGTGCTGCTGCTCCGCGCCGCGGTGCGGGCGGCCTATGGAAGCGGCGTGCAATATCATTGGAGCGTGTCGCCGAACGGCCGCGTCTTCCTGACATCGATTGACTGGATGCCGTCGCAGAAGACGGAACGCCGCGCGCTGACGCCGTCCCCCTATTTCAATGACCGTCTCGCCGCCGCCTGCGATGGCCGCGCTGCGGCGCCAGACTACGCCAGCCTGCAGGTGCCCGCCGGGGTTCCCGTGCTTGCGGCGCCCATGCGCCAGCCAATGTCAGCCCGCCCGCGAACGCAGGACTTGCCCCTGCCGGAAACCTGAATTTGCAGAAAACCCGAAAACCCAGCTCCCCCGCAAAGCGCCTTCACAGGCGCCGCAGGTGCTGGCGGAAACGCTACCAGTAGCCCGCCATGATTTCCTTTGACCAGTCCGGCTCATGGAAATCGCCGCGCGGGGCAAAGCCGGACATGACGGGCTTGATGTCCAGAACCGGCGTGCCGTCGATGGCGTCGAGGCCGGTCAGCGTCAGGCGCAGGCCCTCGACCGAGACGATGCGGCAGGTGGTCAGGCCGATCCGGTTCGGCCGGTTCTTGCCACGCTGGGCGAAGATGCCGATGCGGGGCCAGTCTTCCCGGCCGCGCGGGTGGCGCGCGCCGGTCTCGATCTTCTCGTCGGGCACCCGGTCGAACAGGAAGATGATTTCGCAGTGGGAAAACGCATCGAGGCCCATCAGGGCCTCGGCGGTGAATTGGTCCGCATCGAGATCGATATGGGCCGGGATGGCATCCCAGTCATCGTCGATGGGCGTGTCGCGCGTGGAAGAAACCGTACCGATCGGGCGGAGGGTGATCAGCTTGTTCATGTCACCCTCTCCTCCTCGGCAGACTTTCAGGCGGCTTCCTTGCTGGGGCTGCCGAGTTCCTGTTTCACCCGCTCGGCCAGCTGCCGGACGGTGAACGGTTTCGGCAGGAAGGAGACCGCGCGGTCGTCGTCCAGCTGCTGGGCGATGTCGCGCTCGGCATAGCCGGAGATGAAGATCACGCGGGCATGGCCCAGCAGGTCTTTCGCCTCGCGGATCAGGGTCGGCCCGTCCTTGCCCGGCATGACCACGTCGGAAATGACGAGGTCGAAACTGTTCGGATTGTCTTCGAGGATTTCCATGGCTTCTTCGCCATCGCAGGCCTCCTCGACCTCATACCCGCGCGAGCGCAGCAGGGACGCCGCAATGCCGCGCACGCCATCCTCGTCCTCGATCAGGAGGATCCGTCCGCGTCCGGAAATGTCCATCGGGCGGACGGTGGCCTTGTCGGCGGCCGTCGGCTCGACCGGAACCGGTACTTCCTCTGCCTTCAGGGCAGGCAGATAGATGTGGAATGTGGTGCCCTTGCCGACAGCGGACGTCGTGCAGACATAGCCGCCGGACTGTTTGATGATGCCGTAAACTGTGGCCAGGCCCAGGCCCGTGCCGACACCGGCTTCCTTGGTGGTGAAGAAGGGCTGGAAGATCTTTTCCATGACGTCTTTCGACATGCCGTGGCCGGTGTCTTCCACCTCGATCAGCATGTACTCGCCATCCTCGACGAACTTGAAGCCCTTGGCATGGGCATCGGCGCCGGTGGTCCGCGCGGTACGGATCGTCAGCTTGCCGCCATTGTCGTGGCTCAGCATCGCATCGCGCGCATTGGTGGCGAGGTTGAGGATCGCGTTTTCCAGCTGGTTCTTGTCGGCCTTGATGTGCGGCACATCGCGGCCATGCTTGACCTCCAGCTCGATCCGCTCGTCCAGCAGCTGGCGCAGCAGGATGGAGAACTCGCTGAGGAAGTCCGGCACGGCGAAGATCTCGCGCTTGAAGGTCTGCTGGCGCGCATAGGCCAGCAGCATCTTCACCAGTTCCTTCGCCCGCATCGCGAATTCGTTGATGGACTGAAGGTTCGAATAGGACGGATCGCCCAGCGGGTGGCGCACCATCAGCTCCTCATTGTTGAGGATGATGCCCTGCAGCACGTTGTTGAAGTCGTGCGCAACACCGCCGGCGAGCTGGCCGATGGCCTGCATCTTCTCGCCATGCGCCAGGCGGATCTCCAGCTGGCGCTGGTCGGTGATGTCCATGATATAGGCAACCGACGGGCGGCCATTGCCATCCAGGGCAACGAAGACATTGACGTGGCGCGGATCCTTGCCGGCCAGTTTGAGGCCGACCGGCTTGTCGATGGCGTCCACCAGACTGCTGGAGAGCGTATCCTCGCCCTCTTCCGCCTGGAACATCGCCGCGAACTGGCCGCCGGGGGCCGCCTGGCCGTCCGTCATCTCCATCAGCGCGCGGTTGGCATCGAGGATGATCGCGCTCTGCACGCTTTCGCCCTGCAGGCGGACCGCGCCGAAGGGCGCGTCGTCGAACATCGGGTCGCCATCCGGACGCGGCGGGCGCGAGCCGGTGAGGGCGAAACGCTCTTCGCCGCCATTCAGCATCTGCGCGCTTGGCAGCAGGATTGTCCGGCCGGCCGCTTCCGCGCCGCGGCCCGACCAGGTCGTGATGGCATGAACCGGGATCTCGATCCCGTCCCGGCCGCGGATCTGGACATCGACCCGGCCCGGCAGGCCGGTCTTGCGGTCGCGCGACAGCATCTTCACGAATTCCGGACGCATGATGTCGTCGATGCGGACATTGCGCGCCGACTCAGGCAGGCCGAGCGTGTCGCGCAGCCAGGAGTTCGCATAGGTGATCGTGCCGTCCGGACGGGCAGCGAAGAAGCCCATCGGCGCGTCTTCGACATAGAGCGATTTCAGGTCCGCAGCGCCGGTCGCCTCGCGCTCGCCCGCAATCGGGCGGATACGCCAGAGCACCTTGCCGCGCGGCAGCGGGGAGACGGAAATCTCGTATTGGGCGGGCACCTGCTCCGGGCCGATCGTGATCGGCGGCAGCACTTCGCGGCGGGCCATGCCGGCTTTGGCGTCCTTGGACAGGCGGTAGACCGGCGCCGCAAGCCCCGGGCTCGCGCCGAACAGACGGTCCACGGTCACCGGGCCATTGTCGCCCTGGCTGACCATCAGCGCCATCGTGGTGAGATCCTTGTAAGCGGTGTTCGCGGCAACCGGGGCGCCGCCCTGGTCAGCGATCAGGACGCTCTCGTCCAGCGCTTCGATCCAGCCGAAGCGCGGCTGGCTGGCCTGCGCAGCGCGGATGGCAGAGCCCTTTTCCGGGAAGAGTCCCAGCATGCGGCCTGCGCCGCGGACCGTCCAAAGCAGGAAGACCAGGCCGCCCGACCCCATGGCGATCAGCAGGATCGGCCCCGGTGCGCCGGAGGCCTTCGGCCAGGCCAGTGCCACACTGGCCGCCGCGATGGAAATCAGCAGGCAGCCCCAGAACATGAGCTGCATCACGTCGATCCGGGCGCGCGACAAATCCAGACCTGCGCCCTCGGTCGTTTCGACCTCATCCGGCGGGCTCTCATGCATCCGGGTATTGGTGTCCATGCTGCTTTTCACTCCCGCCACCGGCTGACAAAACAAATGCGCCGGGCAATACAGTCCGGCCGGGTCGGCAAGCCGACTCAGCCTATATGAATCCTAGTCTACAGAGAGATAGGCGGCAAAGGTTAACGAAAGCGAAAAAAGCGTTAAGACTACCCGTCAAGATTACAGATTCCCGCTTAACTGGAGTACCCCATGAAACCTGTCCTGATTGCCCGGTCCTCGGCGCTTGCCCTGCTGATTGCTACCGCTGGCTGCGCCATGAATGAGGAGGCTGCAGTGCCTGCTGCAGGCACCGAAGCGGCGGCCATGGAGGCTGTCGCGTCCCCAGAAACGCCGAGCGCCGAAGACATCGCGGCGGAATCTGCCCGGCTCAATGAATGGTTCGACCAGAAATTCGCCGAAACGATCTCCCGCAGCCCGATCACGCAGACCTATCTCGGCATCAAGGACAATTATGGCGAGTGGGACGATGTCTCCGATGCCAATGCGCTGAAGGAACTGGAGATCCTGCGCGCTGACGTCGCCGAAATGGAGACCAGCTTCAATCCTGACCTGCTGGACCACCAGGCGAAAATCTCCTGGCGCATCGCCGAGATGAACCTGAAGCAGGCCGAGGAGGACTACAAATACCTCCACCATGGCTATGTCTTCGACCAGATGAACGGCGTTCAGGCGGAAATTCCGGCCTTCCTGATCAACCAGCACCAGATCACCTCCAAATCCGATGCGGAGGCCTATATTTCCCGCCTCAACGGCGTCCCGGCCTATCTGGAACAGAACCTCGAAAACGCGCGGATTGCGCTGGCTGACGGCATCCAGCCGCCTGCCTTCGTCTACAAATACGTCCTCTCCGACGCGCAGGGCGTGATCACTGGCGCCCCCTTCGATGACAGCGGCAAGGACAGCCCGCTGATGGGCGATTTCCGCAAGAAGGTCACGGGCCTCGTCGAGAACGGTACGATCACTCAGGCAGAGGCTGACCAGTTGCTGGATGAGGCGACGGACGCTCTGACCAATTCGGTCGGCCCGGCCTATAAGGCCGCCATTGCAGAGCTTGGCGAGCAGGCGAAAACCGCGACCACCGATGATGGCGCCTGGAAGTTGCCGGACGGCGACGCCTATTACGCCTCACGCCTCGCCGACTACACAACCACGGACATGACGGCCGAAGAGATCCACAATCTGGGTCTTGCCGAAGTGGCGCGCATTCATGACGAAATGCGCGGGATCATGAAACAGGTCGGCTTCGAAGGCAGCCTGAAGGAGTTCTTCGACTTTACCCGCACCGATCCGCAATTCTTCAAGCCGAATACGCCAGAGGGCAAAACCGAATACCTGGACGAGGCGACCGGCTGGATCGACCAGATGCGCGAAGACCTGCCGAACGTGTTCAACACCTTCCCCAAAGCCGATCTGATCGTCAAAGCGGTTGAGCCGTTCCGCGAAAAGTCCGCCGGCAAGGCCTTCTACTCCCGCCCTGCTCCCGACGGCAGCCGGCCGGGCACCTATTATGCGAACCTCTATCGCATGCAGGACATGCCGACCTATCAGATGCAGGCTCTGGCCTTCCATGAAGGCATTCCCGGCCACCACATGCAGATCGCCATCGCACAGGAACTGACCGGCGTGCCAAAATTCCGCAAATATGGCGGCTTCACCGCCTTCTCAGAAGGCTGGGGTCTCTATTCGGAATACCTGCCCAAGGAGATGGGCTACTACAGTGACCCGTATGACGATTTCGGCCGGCTCGCCATGGAGATCTGGCGCGCAGCCCGCCTCGTCGTCGACACAGGCATCCACGACCAGCACTGGACCCGCGAACAGGCGATCCAGTACCTGTTGGACAATACGCCCAATCCGGAAGGCGACGCCCGGAAGGCGATCGAGCGCTATATCGTGATGCCGGGACAGGCCACGGCCTACAAGATCGGCATGAACAAGATCGTCGAACTGCGTGAGAAGGCGAAAGCCGAGCTTGGCGACAAGTTCGATATTCGCGATTTCCACGATGTCGTGCTGAAAGACGGCGCCGTGCCGCTGGATATTCTTGAAGAGAATGTCGATGACTGGATCACAGAGACCAAGGCGGCCGAATAGGCACCGGAAAGATTAACGGAAGCCCGGCAATCGGCGCGAGATCCTGAGCGCCATTTTGTTGCCTTTTCGCCCGATCTGGGCTTCCGCCACAACCGGCCCGTCCCGCCCGCCGGAGAGTAATTCCACCGGCTGGTCAGCGGGCACGCCCAGAAGCAGCGTGGACCCGGCTGTCAGGTCCGACAGGCGCGAAAGCGGTACACTGAGCGATGCAACCCGCGCGGTCAGCAGCACGGTCACGGGAG
This is a stretch of genomic DNA from Hyphomonas adhaerens MHS-3. It encodes these proteins:
- a CDS encoding DUF885 domain-containing protein gives rise to the protein MKPVLIARSSALALLIATAGCAMNEEAAVPAAGTEAAAMEAVASPETPSAEDIAAESARLNEWFDQKFAETISRSPITQTYLGIKDNYGEWDDVSDANALKELEILRADVAEMETSFNPDLLDHQAKISWRIAEMNLKQAEEDYKYLHHGYVFDQMNGVQAEIPAFLINQHQITSKSDAEAYISRLNGVPAYLEQNLENARIALADGIQPPAFVYKYVLSDAQGVITGAPFDDSGKDSPLMGDFRKKVTGLVENGTITQAEADQLLDEATDALTNSVGPAYKAAIAELGEQAKTATTDDGAWKLPDGDAYYASRLADYTTTDMTAEEIHNLGLAEVARIHDEMRGIMKQVGFEGSLKEFFDFTRTDPQFFKPNTPEGKTEYLDEATGWIDQMREDLPNVFNTFPKADLIVKAVEPFREKSAGKAFYSRPAPDGSRPGTYYANLYRMQDMPTYQMQALAFHEGIPGHHMQIAIAQELTGVPKFRKYGGFTAFSEGWGLYSEYLPKEMGYYSDPYDDFGRLAMEIWRAARLVVDTGIHDQHWTREQAIQYLLDNTPNPEGDARKAIERYIVMPGQATAYKIGMNKIVELREKAKAELGDKFDIRDFHDVVLKDGAVPLDILEENVDDWITETKAAE
- a CDS encoding SAM-dependent methyltransferase translates to MNKLITLRPIGTVSSTRDTPIDDDWDAIPAHIDLDADQFTAEALMGLDAFSHCEIIFLFDRVPDEKIETGARHPRGREDWPRIGIFAQRGKNRPNRIGLTTCRIVSVEGLRLTLTGLDAIDGTPVLDIKPVMSGFAPRGDFHEPDWSKEIMAGYW
- a CDS encoding alpha/beta fold hydrolase — translated: MKVFIHGVPDTPHLWKPLIAALGLQPADYFAPALPGFGTPVPKGFACTKDAYVDYLIAEIEKLDQKIDLVGHDWGALLSQRIASVRPDLIRTWCVTNAVIDPEYRGHRTAKMWATPLLGEFVMLNMRNKPRLEATLIQGGMPASLAKEEVPLIDKTMRQSILKLYRSAIGLRFSGPWVSDLANLPSPGQLFWGETDPFVDLSVAERFSKAHNVPLHVEKGTGHWACADRAEQFAEVLTALWAKG
- the selD gene encoding selenide, water dikinase SelD, translated to MPDTLAEPRLTSLAHGGGCGCKLAPNVLADILSEMPLAIGSKDLLVDAGTSDDAAVYRINETTALVATTDFFTPIVDDPHAFGRIAATNALSDVFAMGARPIFSLAIVGMPIGQISPETIRAILAGGQSVAETAGAPVAGGHSIDAAEPIYGLVAMGLVDPARILMNSNAKPGDVLILGKPLGIGIYSAALKQEILTPAHYEEMIASTTRLNTPGTDLSAMDGVHAATDVTGFGLIGHGSEMARGAGVSLVIEKAKVPVFYGARALAEDGVKTGASGRNWDSVKHLVTGDMTDVERDLLCDPQTSGGLLVSCAPEVADDVLALFARHGHDGAAIVGRVEAGAPSVQVT
- a CDS encoding 5'-nucleotidase, lipoprotein e(P4) family, with protein sequence MKHHILLSTVALLAACQTAPVAPAPTETTTVEVIETVAPPAAPTQGQQWLYGSAEARIALKQDWNAIAAYVEAKAASRPNTSVVLAPVTEDGATAETADFLACDADQPLAAVFDADETLIWNLGSMGYFTRSGVGFDPAIWDQWEKTGAGKAVAIPGVKDAFKRIRNAGVEIIVNTNRSNTNVQGSADTLKAAGLGEFAHGQTLYLRGDAPGGSGKDGRRYMISDTYCVIALAGDQLGDIADIFNDDALTPPERKALTAAPAFDQMWGNGWFILPNPVYGPSLAGTMDEVFPESTDWAPPKAEE
- a CDS encoding NAD(P)H-dependent flavin oxidoreductase; its protein translation is MKTKLTEMLGIERPIVQGGMHYVGFAEMAAAVSNAGGLGIITALTQKTPADLANEIARCKDMTDKPFGVNITFLPSTTPPDYPAIVEAVIKGGVKVVETAGNNPSSVLPHLQGAGIKVIHKCTAVRHALKAQSIGCDAVSVDGFECGGHPGEDDVPNFILLPRAADELEIPFISSGGMADGRSLVASLAMGAQGMNMGTRFIATKEAPVHENVKQAIVAASELDTRLVMRPLRNTERVLNNAGVERLLEKEKELGTNIKFEDIIAEVAGVYPKIMVEGEMDAGAWSCGMVAGLIHDIPTVQELMDRIMAEAEDIISNQMMGMLGGKVPA
- a CDS encoding response regulator — encoded protein: MDTNTRMHESPPDEVETTEGAGLDLSRARIDVMQLMFWGCLLISIAAASVALAWPKASGAPGPILLIAMGSGGLVFLLWTVRGAGRMLGLFPEKGSAIRAAQASQPRFGWIEALDESVLIADQGGAPVAANTAYKDLTTMALMVSQGDNGPVTVDRLFGASPGLAAPVYRLSKDAKAGMARREVLPPITIGPEQVPAQYEISVSPLPRGKVLWRIRPIAGEREATGAADLKSLYVEDAPMGFFAARPDGTITYANSWLRDTLGLPESARNVRIDDIMRPEFVKMLSRDRKTGLPGRVDVQIRGRDGIEIPVHAITTWSGRGAEAAGRTILLPSAQMLNGGEERFALTGSRPPRPDGDPMFDDAPFGAVRLQGESVQSAIILDANRALMEMTDGQAAPGGQFAAMFQAEEGEDTLSSSLVDAIDKPVGLKLAGKDPRHVNVFVALDGNGRPSVAYIMDITDQRQLEIRLAHGEKMQAIGQLAGGVAHDFNNVLQGIILNNEELMVRHPLGDPSYSNLQSINEFAMRAKELVKMLLAYARQQTFKREIFAVPDFLSEFSILLRQLLDERIELEVKHGRDVPHIKADKNQLENAILNLATNARDAMLSHDNGGKLTIRTARTTGADAHAKGFKFVEDGEYMLIEVEDTGHGMSKDVMEKIFQPFFTTKEAGVGTGLGLATVYGIIKQSGGYVCTTSAVGKGTTFHIYLPALKAEEVPVPVEPTAADKATVRPMDISGRGRILLIEDEDGVRGIAASLLRSRGYEVEEACDGEEAMEILEDNPNSFDLVISDVVMPGKDGPTLIREAKDLLGHARVIFISGYAERDIAQQLDDDRAVSFLPKPFTVRQLAERVKQELGSPSKEAA